In Deltaproteobacteria bacterium, one DNA window encodes the following:
- a CDS encoding c-type cytochrome, which produces MRTRVGAKWVALLGLVVVGCQGGRGTEVELQRGRQLYTAQCAGCHGAKADGQGELASYLTPRPRDLTNGILKYRTTEGTTPSPVEILQTVKVGVPGTAMPGWDLLSDKDWRALVAYLQHLIPRYVAARPGPRIEIPTKLATSPAVVSAGEQLFARSGCVACHGKDGQGNGPSAVGLTDTWGNAVVPRDLTRGPLKWGSRDEEIYRTLAVGIPGTPMPGYARSLNATELWQLVHYIQSRLQLPEGFDPSHPKRSLLRVARVSGELPLDPTAAAWQGVKAVPVYLHHVTAGQESTEWVLVKAIGNAQEIAFAVRWADDAMNPEVGNGDGVALQFPVRAPADPAALPFVAMGSADNPVQIWAWRAPEQITEWRAKGVGHQSMIEATERQLQATGKYLQGEWEVVLRHPLQGVVAQDAVLERTGYVAFAVWDADRPDRNQPKSFSDWVVYEYVP; this is translated from the coding sequence ATGCGGACACGGGTGGGGGCGAAGTGGGTGGCACTGCTTGGATTGGTGGTGGTCGGGTGCCAAGGGGGGCGGGGCACGGAAGTTGAACTGCAACGGGGACGACAGCTCTACACGGCGCAGTGCGCGGGATGTCATGGGGCGAAGGCGGACGGCCAAGGGGAGCTCGCCTCGTATCTGACGCCGCGGCCGCGTGATCTGACGAATGGCATTTTGAAATATCGCACTACGGAAGGGACGACGCCGTCGCCGGTGGAAATCTTGCAAACGGTCAAAGTCGGAGTGCCCGGCACCGCGATGCCGGGATGGGATTTGCTGAGCGACAAAGATTGGCGTGCGCTCGTCGCGTATCTGCAACATCTGATTCCGCGGTATGTCGCGGCGCGGCCGGGGCCGCGGATTGAAATTCCGACGAAGCTGGCGACGTCGCCGGCGGTCGTGAGTGCGGGCGAGCAATTATTTGCGCGCAGCGGGTGTGTGGCGTGCCACGGGAAAGACGGGCAAGGCAATGGGCCGTCGGCGGTTGGACTGACCGACACGTGGGGTAATGCGGTGGTGCCGCGCGACCTGACGCGGGGTCCTTTGAAATGGGGGAGTCGGGATGAAGAGATCTACCGCACATTGGCGGTCGGCATCCCCGGCACGCCGATGCCGGGATATGCGCGGAGTCTGAACGCGACGGAATTATGGCAACTGGTTCACTATATTCAATCGCGTTTGCAACTCCCGGAGGGCTTCGATCCCTCCCATCCGAAACGGAGTCTGCTGCGCGTGGCGCGCGTGAGTGGCGAACTGCCGCTCGATCCGACGGCGGCGGCGTGGCAGGGTGTGAAAGCAGTGCCGGTCTATCTGCATCACGTGACGGCAGGGCAGGAAAGCACGGAATGGGTGCTGGTCAAGGCGATCGGCAATGCGCAAGAAATTGCGTTTGCGGTCCGCTGGGCGGATGATGCCATGAATCCCGAAGTGGGGAACGGCGACGGCGTGGCACTCCAATTTCCGGTGCGGGCGCCCGCCGATCCGGCTGCATTACCGTTCGTAGCGATGGGGAGCGCCGATAATCCAGTGCAAATTTGGGCCTGGCGGGCGCCGGAACAGATCACGGAATGGCGGGCGAAAGGTGTAGGGCATCAATCGATGATTGAGGCTACCGAACGCCAATTGCAGGCGACCGGGAAATATTTGCAAGGCGAGTGGGAGGTCGTGTTGCGGCATCCGCTGCAGGGCGTGGTGGCGCAAGATGCGGTCTTGGAGCGGACCGGATACGTGGCGTTTGCGGTCTGGGACGCCGACCGTCCCGATCGGAATCAACCGAAATCCTTTTCCGACTGGGTCGTGTATGAATACGTGCCGTAG
- a CDS encoding hemerythrin domain-containing protein, protein MNTIYDFLERDHRRLDDLFAGFRKHKARDPETALLCFTQFKRGLDRHIRWEEELLFPPFENATGMKGYGPTAVMRDEHRQIHWIVDQIEQQLLHQVWETDTLEAQFLEVMGMHNSKEEKILYPWLDEQLEGPALAEILRQLEHTAQLTEQAAAR, encoded by the coding sequence ATGAACACGATCTACGATTTTCTGGAACGCGACCATCGTCGCCTCGACGACCTATTCGCCGGCTTCCGCAAACACAAGGCGCGTGACCCAGAAACCGCGCTGCTCTGCTTTACTCAATTCAAGCGCGGCTTAGATCGACATATTCGCTGGGAGGAAGAATTGCTCTTCCCACCGTTCGAAAACGCCACCGGCATGAAAGGCTACGGCCCCACCGCCGTGATGCGCGACGAGCATCGCCAAATCCATTGGATCGTCGACCAGATCGAACAGCAGTTGTTGCACCAAGTCTGGGAAACCGACACGCTGGAAGCGCAGTTCCTCGAAGTAATGGGCATGCACAACAGCAAAGAAGAAAAAATCCTCTACCCGTGGCTCGACGAACAGTTGGAGGGGCCGGCCCTCGCGGAAATTCTTCGCCAGCTCGAGCACACGGCGCAACTCACCGAGCAGGCGGCGGCGCGATAG
- a CDS encoding ammonia-forming cytochrome c nitrite reductase subunit c552 — protein sequence MRIRGGIMVLSRRTTMWLTILGASVTAAGAAALLINIFERKQEGRNPFYRVVELTDETEDAAVWGKNFPLQYDGYRRTVDISRTRYGGSEAVPRTPSAADPRSVVAQSKLEEDPRLKTMWAGYAFARDFREERGHAYMLDDQTFTERQQSAPQPGTCIHCHASVYVPYMKAGDGDLMKGFEVVNKLPYAEARKLVSHPVSCIDCHDAKTMQLRVTRPGFFEGIRALKASQGIPEYDVNTQATRQEMRSYVCGQCHVEYYFKGPEKRLVYPWSKGLQVEAIAAYYDEVGHKDWVHAETGAPALKAQHPEFELWSQGIHARSGVACADCHMPYTREGALKISDHHVRSPLLNVNHACQTCHQWPETELKERVEQIQSRHFAMRNTAMDALMDLIADLKAAKAAGRTDDELSAARTAQRRAQFYLDFVEAENSTGFHAPQEAARILVESVNASRQGQMSLRGPVPAAIAPPPAR from the coding sequence ATGCGGATTAGAGGAGGTATTATGGTGCTTTCACGACGGACAACGATGTGGCTGACGATTCTTGGCGCGAGTGTGACGGCCGCCGGTGCGGCGGCGCTGCTGATCAATATCTTCGAACGGAAGCAGGAGGGGCGCAATCCGTTCTATCGGGTCGTGGAGCTGACCGACGAAACGGAAGACGCCGCAGTGTGGGGGAAAAATTTCCCACTGCAATACGACGGCTATCGGCGGACCGTCGATATCAGTCGGACGCGTTATGGCGGCAGCGAAGCGGTTCCGCGCACGCCCAGCGCGGCCGATCCGCGTTCGGTCGTGGCGCAATCGAAGTTGGAGGAAGATCCGCGGCTGAAGACGATGTGGGCGGGTTATGCGTTCGCGCGCGATTTCCGCGAGGAACGCGGACACGCGTATATGCTCGACGACCAGACGTTCACGGAGCGGCAGCAATCGGCCCCGCAACCGGGGACCTGCATCCACTGCCACGCCTCGGTGTATGTGCCGTATATGAAGGCCGGGGATGGGGATTTGATGAAAGGTTTCGAAGTGGTCAACAAGCTGCCCTATGCGGAAGCGCGCAAATTAGTGAGTCACCCGGTGTCGTGCATCGATTGTCACGATGCGAAGACCATGCAGTTGCGTGTCACGCGGCCCGGTTTTTTTGAAGGGATCCGTGCGTTGAAGGCATCACAGGGTATTCCGGAATACGATGTGAATACGCAAGCGACGCGGCAGGAAATGCGCTCGTATGTGTGCGGGCAGTGCCACGTGGAGTACTACTTCAAAGGGCCGGAGAAACGCTTGGTCTATCCGTGGAGCAAGGGGCTGCAAGTAGAAGCGATCGCCGCGTACTACGATGAAGTAGGGCACAAGGACTGGGTGCATGCCGAGACCGGCGCGCCGGCGCTGAAGGCGCAGCATCCGGAATTTGAATTGTGGAGTCAGGGGATTCATGCCCGGTCCGGCGTGGCCTGCGCGGATTGCCACATGCCGTATACGCGCGAGGGGGCGTTGAAAATCAGCGATCATCACGTGCGCAGTCCGCTGCTGAATGTGAATCATGCCTGCCAGACGTGCCATCAATGGCCGGAGACGGAATTGAAGGAGCGCGTGGAGCAGATTCAAAGCCGTCACTTTGCGATGCGCAATACGGCGATGGATGCGTTGATGGATTTGATTGCTGACCTCAAGGCCGCGAAGGCGGCCGGGCGCACGGATGATGAACTGTCCGCCGCGCGGACGGCGCAACGGCGCGCGCAATTCTATCTGGATTTTGTCGAAGCGGAAAACTCGACCGGCTTTCATGCGCCGCAAGAGGCGGCCCGTATTTTAGTGGAGTCGGTGAATGCCTCGCGCCAAGGCCAGATGTCGCTGCGCGGGCCGGTGCCGGCCGCTATCGCGCCGCCGCCTGCTCGGTGA
- the nrfH gene encoding cytochrome c nitrite reductase small subunit, producing MSAMGWSWSGMRIGMGACVGVALGLGGYTFLYAKGTSYLTNDPAACANCHVMNDQYSAWLKSSHRAVAVCNDCHTPHSMVGKYLTKMENGFRHSTAFTMGWFPEPIRITAGSAAVAEANCRRCHSDVVQAIEAPGEPLPCARCHLGVGHAD from the coding sequence ATGTCCGCCATGGGATGGTCGTGGTCAGGTATGCGCATCGGGATGGGGGCGTGTGTGGGTGTCGCGCTGGGGCTTGGCGGCTACACCTTTCTCTATGCGAAAGGGACGTCGTATTTGACGAACGACCCTGCGGCCTGCGCCAATTGCCACGTGATGAACGACCAATATAGCGCGTGGCTCAAGTCGAGCCATCGGGCCGTGGCGGTATGCAATGACTGCCACACGCCGCATTCGATGGTCGGGAAATATTTGACCAAGATGGAAAATGGGTTCCGCCATTCGACGGCGTTTACCATGGGCTGGTTTCCGGAACCGATTCGGATCACGGCCGGCAGTGCGGCAGTGGCGGAGGCGAATTGTCGCCGCTGTCACAGCGACGTTGTGCAAGCGATCGAAGCGCCAGGGGAACCGCTGCCGTGTGCGCGGTGCCACTTGGGTGTGGGACATGCGGATTAG
- a CDS encoding ATP-binding cassette domain-containing protein: MIELAVRQRFGHRGTRIWDLQLDGTLATGQVTALFGPSGAGKTTVLRLLAGLCRPDAGRIVVDGAVWCDTAAGVWVPPQARRVGFVFQDFALFPHMTVRENVAFALPAGGDTNIVDVLLELMVLTPLQRLRPAALSGGQKQRVAVARALAFRPRLLLLDEPFAALETVLRRRLQTDVLEWQRRHACTTLLVSHDAAEVARMADTVWVLEEGRVTARGTPSTCVRT; this comes from the coding sequence ATGATTGAGCTCGCTGTGCGGCAGCGCTTCGGTCATCGCGGAACGCGGATCTGGGACCTGCAGCTCGATGGCACGTTGGCGACCGGGCAAGTGACAGCGCTGTTCGGCCCATCCGGCGCGGGCAAGACGACGGTGCTGCGGCTCTTGGCCGGACTGTGCCGGCCGGATGCGGGCCGGATCGTGGTGGATGGGGCCGTGTGGTGCGACACGGCGGCGGGAGTCTGGGTGCCACCGCAAGCGCGTCGCGTCGGCTTCGTCTTCCAAGACTTCGCGCTGTTTCCGCATATGACCGTCCGGGAAAACGTGGCGTTCGCGCTGCCAGCCGGTGGCGATACGAATATCGTAGATGTCCTGTTGGAGCTGATGGTGTTGACCCCGTTACAGCGCTTGCGCCCGGCGGCGTTGTCCGGCGGACAAAAACAACGTGTTGCCGTGGCCCGTGCGCTGGCCTTCCGTCCCCGTTTGCTGTTACTGGACGAACCGTTCGCCGCGTTGGAAACGGTGCTGCGTCGACGTCTCCAGACGGACGTGCTGGAGTGGCAGCGACGCCATGCGTGCACCACGCTGCTGGTCAGCCACGATGCGGCAGAAGTCGCCCGGATGGCGGACACCGTTTGGGTGTTGGAAGAAGGCCGCGTAACGGCCCGTGGCACGCCAAGTACCTGCGTACGCACGTAA
- the modB gene encoding molybdate ABC transporter permease subunit, which translates to MILAATTPFDPAPLWLSVRLAAVTTSILLLLGVPLAALIARGRFRGRAVLATFVSLPLVLPPSVLGFYLLVAFSPSRPFGALIERVFDCRLAFSFTGLVIGSVLYSLPFMVHPIQAGLEALPPSLAEASYTLGKGRFTTLLRVLLPNIRPSLLTGIVLSFAHTLGEFGVVLMIGGNIPGVTRVAALAIYDEVETMHYAAAHTYAAILFGVSFCILLAVHMINGRFLKESVR; encoded by the coding sequence ATGATCCTCGCTGCGACGACACCATTCGATCCTGCGCCGTTATGGCTCTCGGTGCGGCTGGCCGCGGTGACTACGAGCATTTTGTTGCTGTTGGGCGTCCCGTTGGCGGCGTTGATCGCGCGGGGTCGGTTTCGCGGCCGCGCAGTGCTGGCGACATTCGTGAGTCTGCCGTTGGTGTTGCCGCCGTCGGTGTTGGGATTTTATCTCTTGGTCGCATTCAGTCCCAGCCGCCCATTTGGCGCGCTGATTGAGCGTGTCTTCGATTGCCGGCTCGCGTTCAGCTTCACCGGCCTCGTGATCGGGTCGGTGCTCTACAGCCTGCCGTTCATGGTCCATCCGATCCAGGCCGGATTGGAGGCGTTGCCGCCGTCGCTGGCGGAGGCGTCCTATACGCTCGGCAAAGGGCGCTTTACTACGCTGCTGCGTGTGCTGCTGCCGAACATTCGCCCGTCGCTGCTGACGGGGATCGTGCTCAGTTTTGCCCATACGCTCGGTGAATTCGGCGTCGTGTTGATGATCGGCGGCAACATCCCCGGCGTGACGCGCGTCGCGGCGCTTGCGATCTACGATGAGGTCGAGACGATGCACTATGCTGCCGCCCACACGTATGCCGCGATCTTGTTCGGCGTCTCGTTTTGCATCTTGCTTGCGGTGCATATGATTAATGGCCGCTTTTTGAAGGAGTCGGTGCGATGA
- the modA gene encoding molybdate ABC transporter substrate-binding protein: MGLRGVGYLILLCLIHRGAALGAVSDGHDTLTVAVAANAQYVVQEIAEDWERDVGGHATLVVGSSGKLAAQVREGAPFDVFVAADTEYPAALQREGFAERPHVYAIGSLVVWTWRDSLRPDVALTFLRSGAVKQIAIANPAVAPYGAAAMEALTHAGLWPAVQSKLVLGESVAQVNHYLTTGVVDAVITAQAMVHLPAWRGRGRWMVVDPSWYRPIEQAAVLLRHGRQRNAVAAEAFLAFLGSPTAQQRLTHYGYRLPL; the protein is encoded by the coding sequence ATGGGGCTCAGGGGGGTTGGGTATCTCATATTATTGTGTTTGATCCATCGCGGGGCTGCGCTCGGGGCGGTTTCGGACGGTCACGATACGCTGACCGTGGCCGTGGCGGCCAATGCGCAATATGTGGTGCAAGAAATCGCAGAGGATTGGGAGCGGGACGTCGGCGGGCACGCGACGTTGGTGGTCGGGTCGTCGGGGAAGCTCGCGGCTCAAGTGCGGGAGGGGGCCCCGTTCGATGTCTTCGTCGCGGCCGATACGGAATATCCGGCGGCGTTGCAGCGCGAGGGCTTTGCGGAGCGGCCGCACGTCTATGCGATCGGGAGTTTGGTGGTCTGGACATGGCGGGATTCGTTGAGGCCGGACGTGGCGTTGACGTTTCTCCGCAGCGGTGCAGTCAAGCAGATCGCGATCGCGAATCCCGCCGTGGCGCCGTATGGGGCCGCGGCGATGGAGGCGTTGACGCATGCAGGCCTGTGGCCGGCGGTGCAGTCGAAATTAGTGTTGGGCGAGAGTGTCGCCCAAGTGAATCACTATCTGACGACGGGTGTGGTGGATGCCGTGATCACGGCGCAGGCGATGGTGCATCTGCCGGCATGGCGCGGACGTGGACGATGGATGGTGGTAGATCCGTCGTGGTATCGGCCGATTGAACAGGCGGCCGTGCTATTGCGCCACGGGCGACAACGGAATGCCGTAGCGGCGGAGGCGTTCTTGGCGTTCCTCGGTTCGCCGACGGCGCAACAACGACTCACGCACTACGGTTATCGGTTGCCACTATGA
- a CDS encoding thrombospondin type 3 repeat-containing protein, translated as MQEDGPRCKGPEPGAGNSDKLCSNHSQNDHDGDGEGDVCDNCPGTPNPDQADIDGDGMGDECPAGKGL; from the coding sequence ATGCAGGAAGATGGGCCACGTTGCAAGGGGCCCGAGCCGGGGGCAGGGAACAGTGACAAGCTGTGTTCCAATCACAGTCAGAACGACCACGATGGCGATGGCGAAGGCGATGTGTGCGACAACTGTCCCGGGACGCCGAATCCCGATCAAGCGGATATCGACGGAGATGGAATGGGCGACGAGTGTCCGGCTGGTAAAGGGCTATGA